The following proteins are co-located in the Urocitellus parryii isolate mUroPar1 chromosome 15, mUroPar1.hap1, whole genome shotgun sequence genome:
- the LOC113177377 gene encoding vomeronasal type-1 receptor 4-like, translating to MAASAVAVGIIFLSQTMVGALGNSSLLLHYLVLYFPGCWVRHTDLILQHLIVANLLTLLCKGVPETMAGFGMKYFTSDIGCKLLFALHRAGRNVSICSICLLSIFQAIKISSGNSRWAELKIKAPKYTISCIYLSWILSLLLNVPNFMYTMANRRNKTITNLKDYGYCSSICHASTTDSLFAALLTFPDALCVGIMLWASSSMVLILHRHKRRMQHVHRTSSLRSSTESRATKTILLLVSTFVSFYTLSCIAQVCLAIIYNPSLFLVNTGAIVSGCFPAVSPFLLMSRGYSVSGLCFTWIQNKGTHDIMGNM from the coding sequence ATGGCAGCCAGTGCAGTGGCTGTAGGAATCATCTTCCTGTCACAGACTATGGTTGGAGCTCTGGGcaattcctctcttctcctccattACCTGGTCCTTTACTTCCCTGGTTGCTGGGTAAGACACACAGACTTGATTCTTCAGCACTTGATTGTGGCCAACTTGTTAACTCTCCTGTGTAAAGGAGTTCCTGAGACAATGGCAGGCTTTGGAATGAAATATTTCACCAGTGATATTGGATGCAAGCTGCTTTTTGCTCTTCACAGAGCTGGAAGGAATGTGTCCATTTGCAGCATCTGCCTCCTGAGCATCTTTCAGGCCATTAAGATTAGTTCTGGGAACTCCAGGTGGGCAGAACTTAAAATAAAAGCTCCCAAGTACACCATCTCCTGCATATACCTGAGCTGGATTCTGTCCCTCCTTTTAAATGTCCCTAATTTTATGTACACCATGGCAAATAGGAGGAACAAAACCATCACCAATTTAAAAGACTATGGATACTGTTCTAGCATCTGTCATGCCTCAACCACTGATTCACTGTTTGCAGCATTGCTAACCTTCCCTGATGCCCTGTGTGTGGGGATCATGCTCTGGGCCAGCAGCTCCATGGTGCTCATCCTGCACAGGCACAAGCGGAGAATGCAGCACGTTCATAGGACCAGCTCCCTCAGGTCCTCCACTGAGTCCAGAGCCACCAAAACCATCCTCCTCCTGGTGAGCACCTTTGTCTCCTTTTACACTCTTTCCTGCATTGCTCAAGTTTGTTTGGCTATTATTTATAATCCCAGTTTGTTCCTGGTGAACACAGGTGCAATAGTCTCTGGGTGTTTCCCAGCTGTCAGCCCCTTTCTGCTCATGAGCCGAGGCTACAGTGTATCTGGGCTCTGCTTTACCTGGATACAGAATAAAGGAACCCATGATATTATGGGAAACATGTAA